From the Leptospira biflexa serovar Patoc strain 'Patoc 1 (Paris)' genome, one window contains:
- a CDS encoding efflux RND transporter permease subunit, which translates to MIKDFIETALRNRITTIITAIVAVLFGIWAWIDIRKEAYSDIADTQVRLIAKFPGKAAVEVEERVTLPIERVLNAIPKVAVRRSRTINGLVVFQFVFEDGTDDYFARMRLMERVADADIPEDVHPALGPMSSPVGEIYRYVLESSENHTPMELRTIQDWIVMPKMLQIPGIADVVTFGGLPKQYHVVTSPDKLIRYKLTIGDVIRAIQENNLNTGGNLLLQGEQGFPIRSLGAIRDPKHIENIVVKTVNGVPVFIRDLGSVEISHPIPSGVLGYTVQNDEEGLIDVDSSVQGLVAMRRWGDPNEMGERIREKVKEINENYLPKGVQLRNTYDRTDLVNYTLRTIGKTLVEGVVVVSLVLIFFIGSVRASLVVVATIPFAMLFAFLLMNMTGIPASLLSLGAIDFGIIVDGAVIMVENIMRRYRDATPEEKSHGILAFTRDAASEVGTEILFSILIIILAYLPIFSFERIEGRLFKPMAFTISFAILGALVFAMAVIPVIMSIIYKHYFESKNPGPIEWHNPFYDWIEARYKRLIEFIVDRSKKAVRYTFSVVTIFLAIGMFSLGTEFLPEMDEGGFNIRIFFPVGISLPEARKFMPKIRQTVYKNEQVSVVISQLGRNDDGTDPLPPNRLEVLIGLKDYSKWKEKITKQELLLRMKNDLEATLPGARISFSQPIMDNLSEAIMGTIADLAVFVSGNDLKIMRGIGNEVLKEIKEMKGASEYGIEQEAESPQLTISINREAAARFGINVIDIQQMIEAAIGMQRISTLYEGPSDIPPKTPARFGIVVRFSKDYRASKQAIENMPIISPKGERIPLSQLADIEVIDGPTMIFRQEGRRVVTVRTNIRGRDQGGFVSELQKRVKKKIKLPDGYEIRFGGQYENLSRVGKKLGIVIPITVLIIFGVLYLLYRNLKYVYVALACIPLSLLGGIYALLLRGYYFNVSGGVGFISLFGIATMAGVLFVSRTNHLLVEEPDISTKAAVKKAAVIQLRPMLMTMLLALLGLIPATLGTGVGSDVQRPLATVIVGGLFSAMCLVLTILPSLYLVVVGERKPSAEELEEMSHKKHIPFLDFVNELSEEPLEEEDEDDEPVSKKKKKPAKKRKKT; encoded by the coding sequence ATGATTAAAGATTTTATTGAAACAGCTCTCAGAAATCGTATTACTACAATCATAACGGCAATTGTTGCCGTATTATTTGGAATTTGGGCTTGGATTGACATCCGAAAAGAAGCCTATTCTGACATAGCGGATACACAAGTTCGTTTGATTGCGAAATTTCCAGGAAAAGCTGCCGTAGAAGTGGAAGAAAGAGTCACTCTCCCCATTGAACGCGTATTAAATGCAATTCCAAAAGTTGCAGTTAGACGGTCCAGAACGATCAACGGATTAGTTGTGTTTCAATTCGTATTTGAAGATGGAACTGATGATTATTTTGCACGTATGCGACTTATGGAACGAGTTGCTGATGCAGACATACCAGAAGATGTCCATCCAGCACTGGGACCAATGAGTTCACCAGTGGGTGAAATTTATCGATATGTTTTAGAGTCATCTGAAAATCATACCCCTATGGAATTACGTACCATCCAAGATTGGATCGTGATGCCAAAGATGTTACAAATCCCAGGGATCGCCGATGTTGTCACCTTTGGAGGTTTGCCAAAACAATACCATGTTGTCACTTCACCTGACAAACTCATTCGGTATAAATTGACAATTGGTGATGTCATTAGAGCCATCCAAGAAAACAATTTAAACACAGGTGGAAATTTACTCCTTCAAGGGGAACAAGGTTTTCCTATTCGATCACTCGGTGCCATTAGAGATCCAAAACACATCGAAAATATTGTTGTAAAAACAGTTAATGGAGTTCCAGTCTTCATCCGTGACTTAGGTTCCGTCGAGATATCTCATCCAATCCCAAGTGGTGTTTTAGGTTATACCGTTCAAAACGATGAAGAAGGATTAATTGATGTTGACTCGTCTGTCCAAGGTTTGGTGGCGATGAGACGTTGGGGTGATCCGAATGAAATGGGAGAACGAATTCGAGAGAAAGTAAAAGAGATTAATGAAAACTATCTTCCCAAAGGTGTTCAACTCAGAAATACTTATGATCGAACAGATTTAGTTAATTATACACTTAGAACCATTGGTAAAACTTTGGTGGAAGGTGTTGTCGTCGTAAGTTTGGTTTTGATATTCTTTATCGGAAGCGTGCGAGCCTCCCTTGTCGTTGTTGCAACCATTCCTTTTGCCATGTTATTTGCCTTTTTACTCATGAACATGACAGGAATCCCTGCCAGTTTACTTTCACTCGGTGCAATTGACTTTGGTATCATCGTTGATGGTGCTGTGATCATGGTGGAAAACATCATGCGGCGATATCGAGATGCAACTCCAGAAGAAAAATCACATGGAATCCTGGCATTCACAAGAGATGCCGCATCGGAAGTGGGAACCGAAATTTTATTTTCAATTCTCATCATCATCTTGGCATATTTACCAATATTTTCATTTGAAAGGATTGAAGGAAGATTGTTCAAACCTATGGCATTCACAATCTCCTTTGCCATATTAGGTGCACTTGTATTTGCAATGGCAGTGATCCCAGTGATCATGTCGATTATTTACAAACATTATTTTGAATCAAAAAACCCAGGTCCCATCGAGTGGCACAATCCTTTTTATGATTGGATTGAAGCAAGATACAAACGACTCATCGAGTTCATTGTCGACAGGTCAAAAAAAGCAGTTCGATATACCTTCAGTGTAGTGACCATCTTTCTTGCAATAGGAATGTTTTCTTTAGGAACTGAATTTCTCCCTGAGATGGATGAAGGTGGATTTAACATTCGAATCTTTTTTCCTGTTGGAATTTCCTTACCCGAAGCAAGAAAATTTATGCCTAAAATAAGGCAGACTGTATATAAAAATGAACAAGTCAGTGTTGTGATTTCTCAATTAGGAAGGAATGATGATGGGACTGATCCACTTCCACCTAACCGATTAGAGGTTCTAATTGGTTTAAAAGATTATAGTAAATGGAAAGAAAAAATCACTAAACAAGAGCTTCTACTCCGAATGAAAAATGATTTGGAAGCAACTTTACCTGGAGCAAGGATCAGTTTCTCTCAGCCAATCATGGACAACTTATCCGAAGCCATTATGGGGACCATTGCTGACCTTGCCGTTTTTGTTTCTGGAAATGACCTCAAAATCATGCGTGGAATCGGAAATGAAGTCTTAAAAGAAATCAAAGAGATGAAAGGTGCCAGTGAATACGGCATTGAACAAGAAGCAGAAAGTCCTCAACTTACGATTAGCATCAACAGAGAAGCTGCCGCTCGGTTTGGTATCAATGTGATTGATATCCAACAGATGATTGAAGCAGCGATCGGAATGCAAAGGATTAGTACCTTATATGAAGGTCCATCTGACATTCCACCAAAAACTCCGGCTCGTTTCGGAATCGTAGTTCGATTTTCAAAAGATTACCGCGCATCTAAACAAGCAATTGAAAATATGCCTATCATATCGCCAAAAGGAGAAAGAATCCCTTTATCTCAGTTAGCTGATATCGAAGTTATTGATGGACCTACTATGATTTTCAGACAGGAAGGAAGAAGGGTTGTCACAGTTCGAACCAATATACGAGGACGTGACCAAGGTGGATTTGTTTCTGAACTTCAAAAACGTGTGAAGAAAAAAATCAAACTCCCAGACGGATATGAAATTCGTTTTGGCGGGCAATACGAAAACCTATCTCGTGTTGGGAAAAAACTTGGTATTGTGATCCCAATCACGGTTCTCATTATTTTCGGAGTCTTGTACTTATTGTATCGCAACTTAAAGTATGTGTATGTAGCTCTAGCATGTATTCCACTTTCTTTATTAGGTGGAATATATGCATTACTACTTCGAGGGTACTATTTTAACGTATCTGGGGGTGTTGGATTTATTTCACTTTTTGGAATTGCTACAATGGCGGGTGTTCTATTCGTATCAAGAACCAACCATCTGCTTGTCGAAGAACCTGATATTTCAACAAAAGCTGCCGTAAAAAAAGCCGCCGTAATCCAATTACGCCCAATGTTAATGACCATGTTACTTGCGTTACTTGGTTTAATCCCAGCCACTTTGGGAACAGGGGTTGGATCCGATGTTCAAAGACCTCTTGCTACCGTCATTGTGGGTGGACTCTTTTCAGCCATGTGCCTTGTATTAACAATCTTACCTTCTCTTTATTTAGTTGTGGTTGGGGAAAGAAAACCAAGCGCAGAAGAATTAGAGGAAATGAGTCATAAAAAACACATCCCTTTCCTTGATTTTGTAAATGAATTGAGTGAAGAACCTCTGGAAGAAGAAGACGAAGATGATGAGCCTGTTTCCAAGAAAAAGAAAAAACCTGCCAAAAAAAGGAAAAAAACATAA
- a CDS encoding efflux RND transporter periplasmic adaptor subunit, giving the protein MFITLKSLNQKARILLLSGVVLIVAAILFLVFSKSTKPIHKHPEKAEVFDEGLRIVFKPNSPGLEIVRSTVIGGGGEFVSLEAPARLIASTSPSVSNGSRIILFESAELNDLYVGYIHAKNKLHRSNKNLSRIKDMFVHRVATEKDLVESETDSGNDAAELAEFEGKLRAQGLNPSELSTAGSLKAWIITDVPESQISTLKKGKKVKVVFASFPDEEFTGTAEAIGDNVDPLTRTAKMRIIVVNDKYRLKPGMFGVVKFPEQTGGDSVVLPYTAIVTVEGKNYVFVEEKPLTFKRREVVLGISTKERVNIIEGLAPGEKVAIQGSILLKGLSFGF; this is encoded by the coding sequence ATGTTCATTACCTTAAAATCATTAAACCAAAAAGCAAGAATCCTACTACTCTCTGGAGTTGTATTAATCGTAGCCGCGATTTTGTTTTTGGTGTTTTCAAAATCTACAAAACCTATTCACAAACATCCAGAAAAAGCGGAAGTATTTGACGAAGGTTTACGAATCGTTTTTAAACCCAATAGTCCAGGGCTTGAGATCGTTAGGTCCACTGTGATTGGCGGCGGAGGAGAGTTTGTCAGTTTAGAAGCTCCTGCAAGGCTAATTGCATCTACTTCACCATCTGTAAGCAACGGATCAAGGATCATACTCTTTGAATCAGCAGAGTTAAACGACTTATATGTGGGTTACATTCACGCTAAAAACAAACTCCATCGTTCCAATAAAAACTTAAGTCGTATCAAAGATATGTTTGTTCATCGTGTTGCAACAGAAAAAGATTTAGTAGAATCAGAAACTGATTCAGGTAATGATGCAGCAGAACTTGCAGAATTTGAGGGTAAACTTCGAGCACAAGGATTAAACCCAAGCGAACTGAGCACAGCAGGAAGTTTGAAAGCTTGGATCATCACGGATGTTCCCGAATCTCAAATTTCTACATTAAAAAAAGGTAAAAAAGTAAAAGTAGTTTTTGCTTCTTTTCCAGATGAAGAATTTACAGGAACTGCTGAAGCAATTGGTGATAACGTAGATCCACTCACAAGAACAGCAAAGATGCGTATTATCGTTGTGAATGATAAGTATCGTTTGAAACCAGGGATGTTTGGAGTTGTAAAATTTCCAGAACAAACAGGTGGTGATAGTGTTGTTTTACCTTATACGGCAATTGTCACAGTCGAAGGGAAAAACTATGTATTTGTCGAAGAAAAGCCATTAACATTCAAAAGGCGAGAAGTGGTTCTTGGTATTTCAACAAAAGAACGTGTGAACATCATTGAAGGTCTAGCACCTGGCGAAAAAGTAGCAATCCAAGGTTCCATTTTGTTAAAAGGATTAAGTTTTGGTTTCTAA
- a CDS encoding TolC family protein translates to MNVYYKMGIYLSLLFVTSILSEETKMAQASEALRRQLTDENPRTSLGSSLYPDDQKFSKDIDLETAETLLWKNNLLLIASRFQIDVKKAGILQAGLYANPNIAIDQSIFAEPTQRYFDTTRSGQSVIQVQQVFLLGGKIDKRVKVAELNAKISEQEFYDLTRALITKLRRTFYTIYFYKKAVVFYDQSIASIEKTVESSELAYKRRALLQAEHLRLKALLFFLKKEREDLAIKVYEKEAELKILLNDDAYRDARVEFAPKINEKQLDSIVPNNVKLEELVEIARENRPDLKKALQTLRYEEANLELQYANAIPDLSFGPVYNRGGTAFQNYWGVTAQLTVPLFDRNQGNIQAAEKAILVRKQELKNNILEVENEVAVAYQSARIKDALYKRFIDAYIKDYSSLSLDMIMSYEKKYITILEFADFFETYRSSVVEMLKLQTDRMEAIENVNYAVGKGIFIPKSENQTTPKSEE, encoded by the coding sequence ATGAACGTTTATTATAAAATGGGTATCTACCTATCACTTCTCTTTGTGACTTCGATTCTATCGGAAGAAACAAAAATGGCCCAAGCAAGTGAGGCACTGAGGAGACAATTAACGGATGAAAATCCAAGGACATCTCTCGGATCCAGTTTGTATCCAGATGACCAAAAGTTTTCTAAAGACATCGATTTGGAAACCGCCGAAACATTATTATGGAAGAACAACTTACTTCTCATCGCTTCACGATTCCAAATTGATGTTAAAAAAGCTGGTATCTTACAAGCAGGGTTATACGCAAACCCAAACATCGCCATCGACCAGAGTATTTTTGCGGAACCGACGCAGAGGTATTTTGATACGACAAGGTCCGGTCAATCTGTAATCCAAGTACAACAAGTCTTTTTGTTAGGCGGAAAAATCGATAAACGAGTCAAAGTAGCCGAACTAAATGCAAAAATCTCCGAACAAGAATTTTATGATTTAACGAGAGCTCTCATCACAAAACTCCGAAGAACATTTTATACAATCTACTTTTATAAAAAGGCTGTTGTATTTTATGACCAAAGTATTGCATCTATTGAAAAAACTGTAGAATCGTCTGAACTTGCTTATAAAAGAAGGGCATTACTACAGGCAGAACACCTTCGCTTAAAAGCCCTTCTCTTCTTCCTAAAAAAAGAAAGAGAAGATTTGGCTATCAAGGTATATGAAAAAGAAGCCGAACTTAAAATTTTGTTAAACGATGATGCCTATCGAGATGCACGTGTTGAATTTGCTCCCAAAATCAATGAAAAACAATTGGACTCGATTGTTCCAAATAATGTGAAACTGGAAGAACTCGTCGAAATAGCACGTGAAAACAGACCTGACTTAAAAAAAGCCTTACAAACATTACGTTATGAAGAAGCGAATCTAGAACTACAATATGCTAATGCGATTCCTGATTTATCATTTGGTCCTGTATACAACAGGGGTGGAACTGCGTTTCAAAATTATTGGGGTGTCACTGCTCAATTAACGGTCCCTTTATTTGATCGTAACCAAGGGAATATCCAAGCAGCTGAAAAAGCAATTTTGGTTCGAAAACAAGAATTAAAGAATAATATCTTGGAAGTAGAAAATGAGGTAGCAGTTGCTTACCAATCCGCACGTATCAAAGATGCTTTATACAAACGATTCATAGATGCATATATTAAAGATTATAGTAGTTTATCTTTAGATATGATTATGAGTTATGAAAAGAAATACATCACCATCTTAGAGTTTGCCGACTTCTTTGAAACCTATCGCTCCAGTGTAGTGGAAATGTTAAAACTCCAAACGGATCGAATGGAAGCCATTGAAAATGTAAATTATGCCGTTGGTAAGGGAATCTTTATCCCTAAATCCGAAAACCAAACTACTCCAAAATCCGAGGAATAA
- a CDS encoding FAD-binding oxidoreductase translates to MDFTKTKTELGLLIGEKKVIQKKDGTMDDALFDSYGTDRTKVYPPNYQILVFPETTDDVASIVSYAYKNGISIVPSGGRTGYAGGAVAKNDEIVISLNKMNQVLDFDPFLGTLHIQAGMITKNLHKEAEERGFYFPVDFAATGSSHIGGNIATNAGGVRVVRYGLIRDWVLGLTVVTGKGEVFRFNGEILKNNTGYDLKHLFIGSEGTLGIITEAVVKLTKPPKDIRVIFLAVPEYKNILEIFRETHNFDLPLLAFEFLTDYCLDKVKEHLGVPDPFQAPSKYYVLMEFEVSGESDEEKLYSILESITEKELITDGSIAQNSRQNETFWKYREGISESLSLAYTVHKNDISLPLRNMEAFLDEMTTLLTNKYQGFSIALFGHIGDGNLHLNIVKPKELSDADFFQQCKQVDPDMFQLIQKFKGSISAEHGIGLLKKDYLGFSRSASELDTMRAIKLAFDPKGILNPGKVL, encoded by the coding sequence ATGGATTTTACAAAAACAAAAACAGAACTAGGGTTACTCATTGGAGAAAAAAAAGTCATCCAAAAAAAAGATGGAACGATGGATGATGCTTTGTTTGATTCTTATGGAACAGACAGGACCAAAGTATACCCACCCAATTATCAAATTCTAGTATTCCCTGAAACCACAGACGATGTGGCCTCCATCGTTTCTTATGCTTATAAAAATGGAATTTCCATCGTTCCTTCTGGTGGTAGAACAGGGTATGCTGGTGGCGCCGTTGCCAAAAATGATGAAATTGTCATTTCTTTGAACAAAATGAACCAAGTTTTAGATTTTGATCCCTTCCTTGGCACCTTACACATCCAAGCTGGTATGATCACAAAAAACTTACACAAAGAAGCAGAAGAGAGAGGATTTTATTTTCCCGTTGATTTTGCTGCCACTGGATCGAGCCATATTGGAGGAAACATAGCCACCAATGCAGGTGGAGTTCGTGTGGTACGGTATGGCCTCATCCGAGATTGGGTCTTAGGTCTCACCGTTGTGACAGGAAAAGGAGAAGTGTTTCGCTTCAACGGTGAAATCCTGAAAAACAATACAGGTTATGATTTAAAACATTTGTTTATTGGATCGGAAGGAACACTTGGGATCATCACAGAAGCGGTTGTCAAACTCACAAAACCACCAAAAGACATCCGTGTGATATTTTTAGCAGTACCTGAATACAAAAACATTTTAGAAATCTTTCGTGAAACACATAACTTTGATTTACCTCTGCTTGCATTTGAATTTTTGACTGATTATTGTTTGGATAAAGTAAAAGAACACTTAGGAGTCCCGGATCCATTCCAAGCACCGAGCAAGTATTATGTGCTCATGGAATTTGAAGTGAGTGGAGAATCTGACGAGGAAAAACTCTATTCGATTTTGGAATCCATTACAGAAAAGGAACTCATCACAGATGGTTCTATCGCACAAAACTCAAGGCAAAATGAAACCTTTTGGAAGTACCGCGAAGGGATTTCGGAATCACTCTCTCTCGCCTATACCGTTCATAAAAATGATATCTCCCTCCCCCTTCGCAATATGGAGGCATTTTTAGATGAGATGACTACCCTTCTCACAAACAAATACCAAGGATTTTCCATTGCCCTCTTTGGGCATATTGGGGACGGGAACCTCCACCTCAATATCGTAAAACCGAAAGAACTCTCGGATGCCGACTTTTTCCAACAATGCAAACAAGTGGACCCAGATATGTTCCAACTCATCCAAAAATTCAAAGGTTCCATCTCCGCAGAACATGGAATTGGTCTTTTGAAAAAGGATTATCTTGGATTCTCTCGTTCCGCCTCGGAATTGGACACGATGCGAGCCATCAAACTGGCCTTTGACCCCAAGGGGATTCTCAATCCCGGCAAAGTGCTTTGA
- the ppk1 gene encoding polyphosphate kinase 1 gives MSSNSTKGLGIYRIFSFPNPRIMTASPTEKIELGNQNIFFDRELSWVDFNYRVLEESFDKENPLLERLKFLCITESNLDEFFMVRVAGLLNLKNAGIEEKSLNGKRTSETIAELYSKVSQFVQKQYESLDEILIELKENKIVVVQDPSELAGDDIQFVKNYYKREVSSILTPLAIDPSHPFPHILNRTLNLGITLYSDDDKNKIKELFAIVQVPSVLPRFLQLPPNKESDKRRYFPLEEIIKLHLGDLFYGMNVKQIHTFKIVRDADISINEEQNIGDLLTTMKNELKNRMWGDAVRLDVHSGAGHIKELLRDLLELEEYQVMEIPTLLSLNDMMFFQGLEKTSHLKYSYPVPKSGFAAKKSESIFSEIRKNDHLLHHPYESFKSIEDMLKIASQDPKVLAIKMTLYRTSGDSPIIQYLGEAAENGKQVTVLVELKARFDEERNIRWAKKLEDSGVHVVYGVVGLKIHCKMLLIVRREEDKLNRYVHLGTGNYNSTTARYYTDISLFTANPEITEDVAILFNTITSSGKMPRLSKIYAAPTFLKEEFLGLIQRETENAKSGKQARVIFKMNSLVDPDVILKLYEASQAGVKIDLIIRGICCLRPGIPGVSDRINVRSIVGRYLEHSRIYSFENGGKPEVYLASADCMPRNFLRRIEVMFPILQDKHKKRIAKILELLLRDNTQARVLESDGSYTRLAPGDDDPAVNAQIDMVDI, from the coding sequence ATGTCGTCGAATTCTACAAAAGGATTAGGAATTTACAGAATTTTTTCCTTCCCAAATCCTAGAATTATGACTGCTAGCCCTACAGAAAAAATAGAACTGGGGAACCAAAATATCTTCTTCGACCGAGAACTTTCCTGGGTCGACTTCAACTACCGAGTACTCGAAGAATCCTTTGATAAGGAAAACCCTCTTTTAGAACGCCTTAAATTTTTATGCATCACAGAATCCAATTTGGATGAGTTTTTTATGGTGCGAGTGGCGGGACTTCTCAATTTAAAGAATGCTGGAATCGAAGAAAAGAGTCTCAATGGAAAACGAACTTCTGAAACCATTGCAGAACTTTACTCCAAAGTCAGTCAATTTGTCCAAAAACAATACGAGTCATTGGATGAGATCTTAATCGAACTCAAAGAAAACAAAATTGTAGTCGTGCAAGACCCAAGTGAACTTGCCGGTGATGATATCCAGTTCGTAAAAAATTATTATAAACGTGAAGTTTCGTCCATACTCACTCCCCTTGCGATTGATCCATCTCACCCTTTCCCACATATTCTCAATCGAACTCTGAACCTTGGCATCACTTTGTATTCTGATGATGATAAAAACAAAATCAAAGAACTCTTTGCCATCGTTCAGGTACCTAGTGTGTTACCAAGATTTTTACAATTACCTCCAAACAAAGAAAGTGACAAAAGACGATATTTCCCACTAGAAGAAATCATCAAACTGCATTTAGGTGATTTGTTCTACGGAATGAATGTGAAACAAATCCATACATTCAAAATTGTGCGCGATGCGGATATCTCCATCAACGAAGAACAAAACATTGGTGACCTTCTCACTACAATGAAGAATGAATTAAAAAACAGAATGTGGGGAGATGCAGTAAGACTCGATGTACACTCTGGGGCAGGCCACATCAAAGAACTACTTCGTGATTTGTTAGAACTCGAAGAATACCAAGTGATGGAAATCCCCACATTACTTAGTTTAAATGATATGATGTTTTTCCAAGGACTGGAAAAAACAAGCCACTTAAAGTATTCGTATCCAGTACCTAAATCTGGATTTGCAGCCAAAAAAAGTGAGTCTATCTTCTCAGAGATTCGAAAGAACGATCATCTCCTACACCATCCATATGAAAGTTTTAAATCCATTGAGGATATGTTAAAGATTGCAAGCCAAGATCCAAAAGTCCTTGCGATCAAAATGACATTGTATAGAACTTCCGGAGATTCACCCATCATACAATACTTAGGTGAAGCTGCAGAAAATGGCAAACAAGTAACAGTTCTTGTCGAGCTCAAAGCAAGGTTCGATGAAGAGCGGAATATCCGTTGGGCTAAAAAACTAGAAGATAGTGGTGTGCATGTCGTTTATGGTGTGGTTGGTCTCAAAATTCACTGCAAGATGTTACTCATTGTGAGACGAGAAGAGGACAAACTGAATCGGTACGTCCACCTTGGCACGGGAAACTACAATTCCACCACTGCAAGGTATTACACGGACATCAGCTTGTTTACAGCAAATCCGGAAATCACAGAAGATGTTGCCATTCTCTTTAATACGATTACGAGTTCTGGCAAAATGCCAAGGTTGTCCAAAATTTACGCGGCTCCTACGTTTTTAAAAGAAGAGTTTTTAGGACTCATCCAAAGGGAAACAGAGAACGCCAAATCTGGGAAACAAGCACGTGTGATCTTTAAAATGAACTCACTTGTGGATCCAGACGTGATCCTCAAACTCTACGAAGCATCTCAGGCAGGTGTGAAAATTGACCTAATCATTAGAGGAATTTGTTGTTTGCGCCCAGGAATTCCAGGCGTTTCTGATCGTATCAATGTTCGTTCGATTGTGGGAAGGTATTTAGAACACTCAAGGATTTATAGTTTCGAAAATGGTGGAAAACCAGAGGTGTATCTAGCATCGGCAGATTGTATGCCAAGAAACTTTCTTCGCCGAATTGAAGTTATGTTCCCAATCTTACAAGATAAACATAAAAAACGAATCGCAAAAATATTGGAACTACTCCTTCGAGACAATACGCAGGCACGTGTGTTGGAATCGGATGGATCTTATACAAGGCTCGCACCAGGTGATGATGATCCTGCTGTGAATGCACAAATTGACATGGTTGATATCTAA